The Paraburkholderia sp. SOS3 genome includes a region encoding these proteins:
- a CDS encoding epoxide hydrolase family protein: MTLTITPFRVDIPDTLLDDLQRRLRATRLPDDPGNDDWRYGVNARYLSKLLDYWRDEYDWRAVERRINALPNFRAVVDGTPIHLLHIRGRGPAPIPLIITHGWPWSFWDMHKVVGPLSDPAAFGGDPADAFDVVVPSLPGYGFSGPPPQSGVNFWETAELLHQLMTAGLGYSRYAASGGDWGALITSQLGHRYASSLYGIHLMHAMLLDQFGTDRPWDATARAWDTNSANRASDRTSEQRNALLMSQAKFASHYAVHVLDPQTLAYALNDSPAGLLAWLLERWRNWGDSQGDVERVYTREHMITTAMIYWASGTAGSSMRAYADAARRLWRPAHSRMPPVEAPTGITFLGGENPPGVTVEQRADVFRTGPRAAFFNLAYLNAHARGGHFGYYENPDAVVHDIRMMFRAMR, encoded by the coding sequence ATGACTTTAACCATCACACCGTTTCGCGTCGACATTCCCGACACGTTGCTTGACGACCTGCAACGACGCCTGCGTGCGACGCGCCTGCCCGACGATCCCGGCAACGACGACTGGCGTTACGGCGTTAATGCGCGCTACCTGTCGAAACTGCTCGATTACTGGCGCGATGAGTACGACTGGCGCGCAGTGGAACGTCGTATCAATGCGCTGCCTAATTTCCGCGCGGTGGTCGACGGCACACCGATCCACCTGCTGCACATTCGCGGCCGCGGCCCCGCACCGATTCCGTTGATCATCACGCACGGCTGGCCGTGGTCGTTCTGGGACATGCACAAGGTGGTCGGCCCGCTGAGCGACCCGGCCGCGTTCGGCGGCGATCCAGCCGACGCGTTCGACGTGGTGGTGCCGTCGCTGCCTGGCTACGGATTTTCCGGGCCGCCGCCGCAGTCCGGCGTCAACTTCTGGGAGACTGCCGAGCTGTTGCACCAACTGATGACCGCTGGTCTCGGCTACTCGCGCTATGCGGCGAGCGGCGGCGACTGGGGTGCGCTGATCACGTCGCAGCTAGGCCATCGCTACGCGTCGAGCCTCTATGGCATCCACCTGATGCATGCAATGCTGCTCGATCAGTTCGGCACGGACCGACCCTGGGATGCGACCGCGCGTGCCTGGGACACGAACAGCGCCAACCGCGCGTCCGATCGGACGTCCGAGCAGCGCAACGCATTGCTGATGAGCCAGGCGAAGTTTGCCTCGCACTATGCGGTGCATGTACTCGACCCGCAGACGCTCGCCTATGCGCTAAACGATTCGCCGGCCGGCCTGTTGGCGTGGCTGCTCGAGCGCTGGCGCAATTGGGGCGACAGCCAGGGCGACGTCGAACGCGTTTATACACGCGAGCACATGATCACCACCGCGATGATCTACTGGGCGAGCGGCACGGCCGGCTCGTCCATGCGCGCCTACGCGGATGCGGCACGCCGGCTTTGGCGGCCCGCACATTCGCGCATGCCGCCGGTCGAAGCCCCGACTGGCATCACGTTTCTCGGCGGGGAGAATCCACCGGGCGTGACGGTCGAGCAGCGAGCCGACGTGTTTCGCACCGGTCCGCGTGCGGCGTTTTTCAATCTTGCGTATCTGAACGCGCATGCACGCGGCGGGCACTTCGGCTATTACGAAAATCCGGACGCGGTCGTACACGACATCCGGATGATGTTTCGTGCGATGCGCTGA
- a CDS encoding GNAT family N-acetyltransferase, with translation MSTFDIRRARPGDERSLSFLGQATMLQTYAGIISSRNLNDLIETEQTREDYRALLDNPNVSIWLAEVERGQAAVGYLALAPRPDGEATGEPGKAVLEIKRLHVLHRFHRNGLGKRLVDEATKEARLRKVDKLVLVVNALNDEAIQFYRTYGFLKTGDTSYRAGDMDYPCYLFALDLGPRAIG, from the coding sequence ATGAGTACTTTCGATATACGAAGAGCCAGACCCGGTGATGAAAGAAGCCTTTCGTTTTTAGGGCAGGCGACAATGCTGCAAACTTACGCTGGCATAATCAGCTCTCGAAATCTCAATGACCTGATCGAAACGGAGCAGACACGGGAAGATTACAGGGCACTTCTGGACAACCCCAACGTCTCGATCTGGCTGGCGGAAGTCGAGCGTGGCCAGGCCGCAGTGGGTTACCTCGCTCTCGCGCCCCGACCGGATGGCGAAGCGACCGGCGAGCCCGGGAAAGCGGTGCTTGAAATCAAGCGACTGCACGTTCTTCACCGATTCCATCGAAACGGCCTGGGCAAACGGCTCGTTGACGAGGCTACCAAGGAAGCCCGGCTACGCAAGGTCGATAAGCTGGTGCTGGTCGTGAATGCGCTGAATGATGAAGCGATCCAGTTCTATCGGACATACGGCTTTCTAAAAACCGGCGACACCAGCTATAGAGCCGGTGACATGGACTATCCGTGTTACCTTTTCGCACTCGATCTCGGCCCTCGTGCGATCGGCTAG
- a CDS encoding TolB family protein — protein MRPALPAIAAACAALCFCTFVFHACWAAAPIGSVSVQEGNIVYTAPGGATEVLTETGADDAPAISPTGDAVAFTRQTRGVDEANDSPAVRDLWVIHLKDHKAVRLVTGKSKGKEKPERVLADIDHPIFSPDGATVYFLTAATDSTAAIHAVPTSGGPQRFVADGNALSVVSRGKYLGALLIEQHREMSGHGSWDPSVLVSSTGKTIKVVGEDPYALRSVEAEKN, from the coding sequence ATGAGACCGGCCCTACCGGCGATCGCCGCAGCTTGCGCTGCGCTTTGCTTTTGCACCTTCGTATTCCATGCGTGCTGGGCTGCCGCTCCGATCGGCTCGGTGTCGGTACAGGAAGGCAACATCGTTTACACGGCGCCCGGCGGCGCGACCGAAGTACTGACTGAAACGGGCGCCGACGACGCGCCCGCAATCTCGCCGACCGGCGACGCGGTCGCCTTCACGAGGCAGACGCGAGGCGTCGACGAGGCGAACGACAGTCCGGCCGTGCGCGATCTGTGGGTCATCCATCTGAAAGATCACAAAGCAGTCCGGCTCGTAACCGGCAAGTCCAAGGGAAAAGAAAAGCCGGAACGCGTGCTTGCGGACATCGATCATCCGATTTTTTCGCCTGACGGCGCGACTGTTTATTTTCTGACCGCGGCAACCGATTCGACCGCGGCCATCCACGCCGTACCGACATCGGGCGGGCCGCAACGGTTCGTCGCCGACGGCAATGCGCTGAGCGTGGTATCGCGCGGCAAGTATCTCGGGGCGCTGCTCATCGAGCAGCATCGGGAGATGAGCGGGCATGGCTCGTGGGATCCGTCGGTGCTCGTCTCGTCGACCGGGAAGACGATCAAGGTGGTCGGCGAGGATCCGTACGCGCTGCGCAGCGTCGAAGCGGAGAAGAACTGA
- a CDS encoding winged helix-turn-helix domain-containing protein, with the protein MSLEFECEQRAGRAGRIIVVDDEVRRLDALQGFLTSQGFEVRTVGHRARLYRWIELEPFDLLILNTTMQADDGLSVYERLRLAGRAIPTLMLTAGDGPIGRVNGFASGPDDHLAWPFLPDELMARIRAIFRQRSVHGDRQIDRKRDLIFGRFYFDMALRQLTRDGSVVDLNTAEARLLAALAATPNQAVSRENLLVRARGRDYGASGRSIDVRIRRLRQLLEDDPSRPRLVRTVRGLGYMLVAEVMT; encoded by the coding sequence ATGAGTCTTGAATTCGAATGCGAGCAGCGAGCAGGGCGGGCCGGGCGAATCATTGTGGTGGACGACGAAGTCAGGCGGCTCGATGCGTTGCAGGGCTTTCTGACTTCACAAGGTTTCGAGGTGCGGACGGTCGGCCACCGCGCGCGCCTGTATCGATGGATCGAACTCGAACCGTTCGATCTGCTGATACTGAACACCACGATGCAAGCGGACGACGGGTTGTCGGTGTACGAACGCCTGCGCCTCGCGGGGCGAGCGATCCCGACCTTGATGCTCACTGCCGGCGACGGCCCGATCGGCCGTGTGAACGGCTTTGCAAGCGGACCTGACGACCATCTCGCGTGGCCGTTCTTGCCCGATGAACTGATGGCGCGCATTCGCGCAATTTTCCGGCAGAGGTCCGTGCATGGCGACCGGCAAATCGATCGCAAGCGCGATCTCATCTTCGGACGGTTCTACTTCGACATGGCACTGCGCCAGCTGACGAGAGACGGCAGCGTAGTCGACCTCAACACCGCAGAGGCGCGGCTGCTCGCGGCACTCGCTGCCACACCGAATCAGGCCGTGAGCCGGGAAAATCTGCTGGTCCGGGCGCGAGGGCGCGACTACGGCGCATCCGGCCGCAGTATCGACGTGCGAATCCGGAGACTTCGCCAGCTACTCGAGGACGATCCGTCGAGGCCCAGATTAGTCAGGACGGTCCGGGGCCTCGGGTACATGTTGGTAGCCGAGGTTATGACTTGA